The DNA window TCAGCCGGGTCGGCTGATGTTCTGCGGTTCGCCGCGCAGATACGAGCCCCGATGGTTCCGGTCCCCCCCGATGGCAGGTGTCAAAGAAGAGAACTCGTCCTGCACCGACTACCCGGAGTACTACGTCGCGCAGGCTCCGGATGGCCTGTTCTTGGTGTGCAATGCGCACGACGGCGTCCAGAACTGGGAGCGCGGCGACACCTAGCTACGGCCGAATTCACGGCCCCAGGTAACGCTGTTCGGGCAAATCCTGAAACGGACTCGGTCCGAAGTAGTCGTCGCTGTGAATCGTGCCGTCCTTGTCGCGGTGGTGCGCGTCGTGGCAGGTGGTCGGATCCCACTGGGGGCCCCACGCAGGGTTGAAGGGGTTGCCCGGGCACCAGTGGTAACCGACGAACGGGAAGGGCGGATCGTCGGCGAGGGCGCGGTTCGCGGTGCTGACACTCGCCAATCCCAAACCAATGAGCGCCGTGATCGCTGCGGCGGCCAGGCGCGCGACTCTGTTCATGGGAAAACCGTACCGGAGCGCACGCCGAACGCGGCAAACAATTTTTCGGATTCGTTAGTGCGTTGATGGCGAATGCGATTGACCGCGGCCACCGGCTCGCCTGGAGAACTCGGTGCCGCACGAGATATCGGCTTGGCGATTCGTGCGGTGGACCCCCGCGCGGGACCCATGCGACTTCTGTGCCGGGTCATTCATATCACTATCCGGGCGCCTCGAAGAGGCGGCGGGTGATGCGCCGCAGTTCGAAAGCCAGTGCCTCGTTGTCGATGTCGGCGACGAGCGGATGCACGACCCCGACGGCGATGGCGCCCGACAGCATCGCCGCCAGGACCCGGCCATCGGCACCGGGATCTCCGGCGAGCACCCGGTAGAGACGCTCGATGAAACGCTGGAACGGTTGGTGATCGGCGAGTAGCCGGACGATGACGGGATCGAACTGCAAGGTGCTGGCCGCACCGCGGCGTTCGACGGCCAGGTCGATGACCCGGTCCAGCAACAACTCTCGCGCCCGCGGCAGGTGATCTTCGGCCTCGGCGGCCTCCAGCGCTTCCTCGAGGCCGCCGAGCTCGCGCTCGGTGAGCGCGATGACGATCTGTTCTTTGGTCTTGAACTGGTGGTAGACGGCCGCTTTGGTGACCCCGATCGCGTCGGCGATCATCTGCAACGAGGTTCCCCCCACGCCGTGCTCGGCGATCAGTTTCAGTGCCGCGTCCATCACGCGCGTCTGGGCGGGACTGCGCGTGATGGAGCGCAGCCGGGGGGCGGGGGGCGAGGAAACCACACGACGAGACTAGCCGAACGGCTATTGACGCCTGACTAGCCGATCGGCTAGCTTCGCGACTAGCCGGGCGCGGCCCGGTGTCTGGGGTGCCGGAGGGAGTCAGGCGATGTCCGACATCGGCGGGAGTCATCCGCAAGGCCGGCCGTCTCCGTCAATCCCCCTGCGGCGCGTCGACGGCGAGTTGATCCTGCTGTGGACGCTGCCCGTCGTGGTGGTCATCTGGGTGGCCGCCTTCT is part of the Mycobacterium sp. HUMS_12744610 genome and encodes:
- a CDS encoding TetR/AcrR family transcriptional regulator, with amino-acid sequence MDAALKLIAEHGVGGTSLQMIADAIGVTKAAVYHQFKTKEQIVIALTERELGGLEEALEAAEAEDHLPRARELLLDRVIDLAVERRGAASTLQFDPVIVRLLADHQPFQRFIERLYRVLAGDPGADGRVLAAMLSGAIAVGVVHPLVADIDNEALAFELRRITRRLFEAPG